From one Aerosakkonema funiforme FACHB-1375 genomic stretch:
- a CDS encoding retropepsin-like aspartic protease family protein has protein sequence MPKLSRPTALPILLFGTIALISVACNNNNSTTSPSSNAQPTVTPATTPASTTPVAKPISLAAKTTTSAVPQSDTYEQALVKAASANSISQSASSQDDWQIVSNKWQQAIELLKAVPAASPKYAIAKTKLKEYQQYLDYAQSRANPGSKPVSAISKCTGKPQKSSTIAAGTVFRVPIKRREGGTVVVDVNFFSLGLKQTHEMILDTGASGTVITPVMASALRVKPIGFAKANTASGQGVVFGVGCIDSMEVGGASVRNIPVAIGSALDIGLLGQDFFGGYDITIRNNVVEFRQR, from the coding sequence ATGCCAAAATTATCTCGCCCCACTGCATTACCGATATTGCTTTTTGGCACGATCGCACTTATTAGCGTTGCTTGTAACAATAATAACTCTACTACCAGTCCTAGCAGCAACGCCCAACCAACTGTAACCCCTGCTACCACTCCAGCGTCAACAACTCCCGTTGCCAAACCGATATCTTTGGCAGCGAAGACAACTACTAGCGCTGTACCCCAATCGGATACTTACGAACAAGCGCTTGTCAAAGCTGCCAGCGCCAACAGTATCAGCCAATCTGCCAGTTCTCAAGATGACTGGCAGATTGTCAGCAACAAATGGCAGCAAGCGATCGAATTGCTCAAAGCTGTACCCGCTGCCAGTCCTAAGTATGCGATCGCCAAAACAAAGTTAAAAGAATACCAGCAGTATCTCGACTACGCACAATCGCGGGCAAATCCCGGTTCTAAGCCAGTGTCTGCTATTTCCAAATGTACTGGCAAGCCACAAAAAAGCTCCACAATAGCAGCCGGAACTGTGTTTCGAGTTCCCATCAAACGCCGAGAAGGTGGCACGGTGGTAGTTGATGTTAACTTTTTCAGCTTGGGGCTCAAACAAACCCACGAAATGATTTTGGATACGGGGGCTAGCGGTACTGTGATTACTCCTGTAATGGCATCGGCATTGAGGGTAAAACCCATCGGCTTCGCCAAAGCTAATACTGCCAGCGGTCAGGGGGTAGTGTTTGGCGTTGGTTGTATCGATTCTATGGAAGTGGGGGGTGCTTCAGTTAGGAATATACCAGTAGCGATCGGCTCAGCGCTAGATATCGGATTGCTGGGACAAGACTTCTTCGGCGGCTACGATATCACCATCAGAAATAACGTGGTGGAATTCCGCCAGCGTTGA
- the carA gene encoding glutamine-hydrolyzing carbamoyl-phosphate synthase small subunit → MPLFDAQPALLVLADGTVYRGWSFGAMGTTIGEVVFNTGITGYQEVLTDPSYCGQIVAFTYPELGNTGVNPEDEESDRPQVRGAIARNITTRPSNWRSTQSLPDYLKQYNIPGIYGIDTRALTRKIRQFGAMNGGISTEILDPAELLAEVQAAPDMNGLNLVREVTTRQTYEWSDPTTSVWEFNPATQSSEEERLTVVALDFGVKRNILRRLASFGCRVIVVPADTPSEEILKYNPDGIFLSNGPGDPAAVTEGIETTKALLNSQKPVFGICMGHQILGLSLGAETFKLKFGHRGLNQPAGLRQKVEITSQNHSFAIDPDTLPDGEVEITHLNLNDRTVAGLRHKNLPLFSVQYHPEASPGPHDADYLFEQFVQQMRESRKAGARG, encoded by the coding sequence ATGCCCCTCTTTGATGCTCAACCGGCTTTGCTCGTGCTGGCAGATGGCACCGTTTATCGTGGTTGGTCTTTCGGTGCTATGGGAACAACGATAGGGGAAGTGGTGTTTAATACCGGCATAACGGGCTATCAGGAAGTGCTGACCGATCCCAGCTATTGCGGTCAGATTGTGGCCTTTACTTATCCAGAATTGGGAAATACCGGCGTTAATCCAGAGGACGAAGAATCGGATCGGCCCCAAGTGCGGGGTGCGATCGCTCGCAACATCACGACCCGACCCAGCAACTGGCGCTCTACTCAATCTTTACCCGACTACCTCAAACAGTACAATATTCCCGGTATTTACGGCATCGATACCCGCGCCCTTACCCGCAAGATTCGGCAATTTGGCGCTATGAACGGTGGAATTTCCACAGAAATTCTCGATCCCGCCGAATTATTGGCAGAGGTACAAGCAGCCCCCGACATGAACGGGTTAAATTTGGTGCGAGAAGTAACTACTCGCCAGACCTATGAATGGTCAGATCCCACTACTTCTGTTTGGGAGTTTAACCCAGCTACCCAATCGAGTGAAGAGGAACGCCTTACCGTTGTAGCGCTTGATTTTGGCGTGAAGCGGAATATTCTGCGGCGTTTGGCCAGTTTCGGTTGCCGAGTCATCGTCGTTCCCGCAGATACACCTTCGGAAGAAATTCTCAAATATAACCCGGACGGCATTTTTCTCTCCAACGGCCCGGGCGACCCCGCAGCGGTCACAGAAGGGATCGAAACTACCAAAGCGCTGCTGAATAGCCAAAAACCGGTATTCGGTATCTGTATGGGACACCAAATTCTCGGTCTGTCCTTGGGTGCGGAAACTTTCAAGCTCAAATTCGGACATCGCGGTTTAAATCAACCCGCAGGTCTGCGCCAAAAGGTAGAAATTACGAGTCAAAACCACAGTTTTGCGATCGACCCCGATACTTTGCCCGATGGGGAAGTGGAAATTACGCACCTCAACTTGAACGATCGTACAGTCGCTGGATTGCGTCACAAAAACCTACCTCTGTTTTCGGTGCAGTACCACCCAGAAGCCAGCCCTGGCCCCCACGATGCCGATTATCTGTTTGAACAATTTGTCCAACAGATGCGCGAGTCGCGTAAAGCAGGGGCTAGGGGCTAG
- a CDS encoding STAS domain-containing protein has translation MTVSLRGSREIKDKYQLFRLTGLLDAFSEPTFRKVIGNSIDQGPKNIILDLSQIDFVDSSGLGALVQLAKQAQNAEGSLQIVTNPRVTQTVKLVRLEKFLSLQSSVDAAVEKLQ, from the coding sequence TTGACCGTTAGCCTAAGAGGCTCGCGAGAAATCAAGGATAAATACCAGCTATTTCGCCTGACCGGCTTATTAGACGCCTTTTCAGAGCCGACTTTTCGGAAGGTAATCGGCAATTCTATCGATCAAGGGCCGAAAAATATTATTTTGGATCTTTCTCAAATCGATTTTGTCGATAGCTCTGGATTGGGCGCTTTAGTGCAGCTAGCCAAGCAAGCTCAAAATGCTGAGGGTTCTTTGCAAATTGTTACGAATCCCCGCGTAACTCAGACTGTCAAGCTGGTGCGGTTGGAAAAGTTTCTGTCTTTGCAATCTTCAGTTGATGCTGCTGTAGAAAAATTGCAATAA
- a CDS encoding Mini-ribonuclease 3, with product MFPPLLSGSRSLTEVQQLSPAALAYLGDAVYELYIRNRYLLPPKRIERYHRQVVAQVRAESQARHLRSLQALLTDAELEILRRGRNAASGGPKRLAPEIYQQATSLETLLGYLYLTNPERLTQLLAQLELDAIPEE from the coding sequence ATGTTTCCACCCCTGCTCTCTGGCTCACGCTCGTTAACAGAAGTCCAGCAACTTTCCCCAGCTGCTTTGGCGTATCTGGGAGATGCGGTCTATGAACTATATATCCGCAACCGTTATCTCCTGCCTCCCAAACGAATAGAACGTTATCATCGACAAGTGGTAGCTCAGGTGCGAGCAGAAAGTCAGGCACGACATCTGCGATCGCTCCAAGCCCTCCTCACCGATGCAGAGTTAGAAATTTTGCGACGAGGACGCAATGCGGCTTCAGGAGGCCCGAAGCGCCTAGCCCCAGAAATATATCAACAGGCAACAAGTTTAGAAACTTTATTAGGCTATTTGTACCTCACCAATCCGGAAAGATTGACTCAGCTGTTAGCGCAATTAGAACTTGACGCCATCCCAGAGGAATAA
- the rlmB gene encoding 23S rRNA (guanosine(2251)-2'-O)-methyltransferase RlmB → MAPKNRNSEAQNQPNRGRPLKSRVKPNVVKKIRIGKPGAGAPKIAGAPKIAGAPKIAGAPHISEAKHIEPQSTEDSDLIYGRQSVLAALENQRSLNRIWILPQLRYDPRFHTLLLQAKTNGAVIDEVEAKRLDQITNRGNHQGVAAQVTAYAYIELADLIAKAKSVSDRPVLLVIDSITDPQNLGSIIRTAEAMGAQGLVIPQRRAVGITSTVIKVASGALENFPVARVVNLSRALEELKEAGFWIYGTAADAPVSLHTIEKFDKPTVFAIGSEGEGLSLIVQRHCDFLVSIPLLGKTASLNASVAAGMALYEIFRRRWPTNTRPLETAKKGPAT, encoded by the coding sequence ATGGCTCCAAAAAATCGGAATTCAGAAGCTCAAAACCAGCCAAATCGCGGTAGACCTTTAAAATCCAGGGTAAAACCGAATGTTGTCAAGAAGATTCGGATTGGGAAACCTGGTGCTGGCGCACCTAAAATCGCTGGCGCACCTAAAATCGCTGGCGCACCTAAAATCGCTGGCGCACCTCATATCAGCGAAGCAAAACATATCGAGCCCCAAAGTACCGAAGACTCTGACCTGATCTACGGTCGCCAAAGTGTGCTAGCGGCTTTGGAAAATCAGCGTTCTCTCAATCGGATTTGGATACTACCGCAGTTGCGTTACGATCCCCGCTTTCACACTTTATTGCTGCAAGCAAAAACTAACGGCGCGGTAATTGATGAAGTCGAAGCCAAACGTTTAGACCAAATTACTAATCGCGGCAATCATCAGGGTGTAGCCGCACAGGTAACAGCTTATGCCTATATAGAACTCGCGGATCTGATTGCTAAAGCGAAGTCAGTTTCCGATCGACCTGTGCTGTTGGTAATCGATAGTATTACCGATCCCCAAAACCTTGGCTCGATTATTCGCACCGCAGAGGCGATGGGAGCGCAAGGTTTGGTAATTCCCCAAAGACGAGCTGTAGGGATCACCTCAACTGTAATCAAAGTAGCATCAGGCGCACTGGAAAATTTTCCAGTGGCGAGGGTGGTCAATCTCAGTCGAGCGTTGGAAGAATTGAAGGAGGCTGGTTTCTGGATCTACGGTACGGCAGCTGATGCGCCTGTGTCGCTGCATACGATCGAGAAGTTCGATAAACCGACAGTTTTCGCGATCGGTTCTGAAGGCGAAGGTCTGAGCCTGATCGTACAGCGCCACTGCGATTTTTTGGTCTCCATTCCCCTGCTAGGAAAAACCGCAAGCTTGAACGCATCTGTAGCGGCGGGAATGGCTCTGTATGAGATTTTCCGACGCCGTTGGCCAACAAATACACGGCCCCTAGAGACTGCGAAAAAGGGGCCAGCAACTTAG
- a CDS encoding DUF1816 domain-containing protein, with protein sequence MKEILISILNLFGLAWWIEIQTQSPRCTYYFGPFLSAKDAEAEIGGYQEDLKAEGAQVSAVLLKRCKPAKVTVEHETIERSNRKGSSAYKGRSSVASFKA encoded by the coding sequence ATGAAAGAGATTCTGATTAGCATTCTCAATTTATTCGGTTTGGCTTGGTGGATAGAGATCCAGACACAGAGCCCCCGTTGTACCTACTACTTTGGCCCATTTCTGAGTGCTAAGGATGCAGAGGCAGAAATAGGTGGCTACCAAGAAGACTTGAAAGCAGAAGGCGCTCAAGTTAGTGCTGTTTTGCTAAAACGTTGTAAGCCAGCTAAGGTGACTGTGGAACACGAAACGATCGAAAGATCGAACCGCAAAGGATCGTCAGCGTATAAGGGTCGATCGAGCGTAGCCAGCTTTAAGGCTTAA
- a CDS encoding alpha/beta fold hydrolase: MLHVHIHGKGFPILCLHGHPGSGSSMSVFTQHLSQRCQTIAPDLRGYGRSRVKGDFDMHDHLIDLEALLDSLEIDRCLVLGWSLGGILAMELALRCPKRVSGLILIATAARPRGSHPPISWEDNLYTGLAAILNGLQPGWQWNIETFGKRSLFRYLIQQHNSSAYRYIAADAVSAYLGTSGAATRSLMTALKSGYNRLEHLSQIECPCLMLAGAADRHITAESSLETARHLKNCEWYCYPNTAHLFPWEIPSQVLGDIDRWMESHPDIFATASQTSDR, translated from the coding sequence ATGCTCCACGTCCACATCCACGGCAAAGGTTTTCCGATACTTTGCCTTCACGGACATCCCGGTTCGGGTAGCAGTATGTCCGTCTTTACCCAGCACCTTTCCCAGCGATGCCAAACTATCGCCCCCGATTTGCGGGGATACGGCAGGAGTCGCGTTAAGGGCGATTTTGATATGCACGACCATTTAATCGACTTGGAAGCGCTTCTAGACTCCTTAGAGATCGATCGCTGTTTGGTGTTGGGATGGTCGCTGGGAGGCATTCTGGCTATGGAATTGGCACTCAGATGTCCGAAACGAGTCAGCGGTTTAATTTTAATTGCGACAGCAGCTCGTCCTCGGGGTAGCCATCCCCCCATCAGTTGGGAGGATAATTTATACACAGGATTAGCTGCGATTTTAAATGGACTGCAACCGGGATGGCAATGGAATATCGAAACTTTTGGGAAGCGATCGCTTTTCCGCTACCTCATTCAGCAACATAACTCCAGTGCTTATCGATACATTGCTGCCGATGCTGTTTCAGCATATCTGGGTACTTCGGGTGCGGCAACGCGATCGCTTATGACAGCCCTAAAATCTGGGTACAACCGACTCGAACACCTATCCCAGATTGAATGTCCTTGTTTGATGTTAGCTGGGGCAGCCGATCGTCACATCACCGCCGAGTCGAGTTTGGAAACAGCTCGTCACCTCAAAAACTGCGAGTGGTACTGCTACCCCAACACCGCTCATCTGTTTCCTTGGGAAATTCCCTCACAGGTACTGGGAGATATCGATCGCTGGATGGAAAGTCATCCCGATATATTTGCGACAGCTTCTCAAACGAGCGATCGCTAA
- a CDS encoding DsbA family protein, giving the protein MRLVQLCAIALTSFPNIVKKRLRLAAPLILCFIIACWSFPAQAATRISPRLQEQVLQIIRENPEVILESLQAYQQAQQQKLHQAQQAFLQDLKSNPKAVIAESPTTGAKDLKIVLVEFSDFQCPYCAKAQETIKQFMANHQDEVTLVYKHFPLTSIHTEAMPAAKAAWAAAQQGKFWQYQDALFSQQDKLGEALYLEIAQNLNLDMEKFQQDRNIADNAIVQDMLLAENLGITGTPFFVMNGQAFSGAIQLSDMENILARVR; this is encoded by the coding sequence ATGCGTCTAGTTCAGTTGTGCGCGATCGCACTCACAAGTTTCCCAAACATTGTGAAAAAAAGATTGCGATTAGCCGCACCGTTGATATTATGTTTTATAATAGCTTGCTGGTCATTTCCCGCGCAAGCAGCTACCCGCATCAGTCCGCGCTTGCAAGAACAGGTTTTGCAAATTATTCGCGAAAATCCAGAAGTAATTCTCGAATCTTTACAAGCTTATCAGCAAGCACAACAACAGAAATTACATCAAGCACAGCAGGCATTTTTGCAAGACCTGAAAAGTAACCCGAAAGCAGTAATTGCTGAGTCTCCTACGACTGGTGCGAAGGATTTAAAGATTGTGCTGGTAGAGTTTTCAGATTTTCAATGCCCCTATTGCGCTAAGGCTCAGGAAACTATCAAACAGTTCATGGCAAATCATCAGGATGAAGTGACTTTAGTTTACAAACATTTCCCCTTGACTTCGATTCATACCGAAGCAATGCCAGCTGCCAAAGCTGCTTGGGCAGCCGCTCAACAAGGCAAATTCTGGCAATACCAAGACGCCCTCTTTTCTCAGCAAGATAAATTAGGAGAAGCGCTGTATTTGGAGATTGCCCAAAACCTCAATCTAGATATGGAAAAGTTTCAGCAGGATCGCAATATTGCCGATAATGCAATTGTTCAAGATATGCTCCTCGCTGAAAATTTGGGAATTACCGGCACTCCATTTTTTGTGATGAACGGTCAAGCATTCTCTGGTGCTATTCAGTTATCCGATATGGAGAATATTTTGGCTCGCGTTCGGTAA
- a CDS encoding S1 family peptidase, which translates to MRFNHLPHILAGTAFVAAIVINQPVMAKTAKEVAKIAVPTTVRIDNLLSKDYGGSGVIIGKKDNTYTVLTANHVVENPNAEYSVYTSKGKTYSVKSVTRLPKNANDTDLAIITFESPEKQAVAAISNSDEASIGSGIYIAGYPLAIEAGGEREFEFTAGQISSRPNSRAKGYTMRYDAVTRRGMSGGPVFDVNGRVIGIHGEGDVDGAIQSESAAGGEIRVKTGLNAAIPINTFVALMPQAGMNTSILTRDDNPADNVEATQPSRQEVRGWYGDFKNVVDVFQQLRRVVPVRLPFGF; encoded by the coding sequence ATGCGGTTTAATCATCTACCACACATATTAGCTGGTACGGCATTTGTAGCAGCAATCGTGATTAATCAACCAGTAATGGCTAAAACGGCTAAAGAGGTAGCTAAAATTGCTGTACCCACAACCGTCAGAATTGATAATTTACTCAGTAAAGATTATGGTGGATCGGGGGTAATTATTGGGAAAAAAGACAATACATACACCGTTTTAACTGCCAATCATGTAGTCGAAAATCCCAATGCTGAATACTCGGTTTACACCAGCAAAGGTAAAACTTATTCTGTGAAGTCTGTTACCAGATTACCGAAAAATGCTAACGATACAGATTTAGCAATTATTACTTTTGAAAGTCCTGAAAAACAAGCCGTTGCAGCCATTAGCAATTCCGATGAAGCTTCGATTGGTTCGGGAATTTATATTGCTGGTTATCCTCTGGCAATTGAAGCTGGTGGAGAACGAGAATTTGAGTTTACCGCCGGACAGATTTCCAGCCGTCCCAATAGTCGTGCTAAGGGATATACCATGCGCTACGATGCAGTAACTCGCAGGGGAATGAGCGGTGGCCCAGTTTTTGATGTGAATGGGCGAGTGATTGGTATTCACGGGGAAGGTGATGTAGATGGTGCGATTCAATCGGAATCTGCTGCTGGGGGAGAAATAAGGGTTAAAACTGGATTAAATGCCGCAATCCCAATTAATACTTTTGTGGCTTTGATGCCTCAAGCTGGGATGAATACTTCTATTTTAACCAGGGATGATAACCCTGCGGATAATGTGGAAGCAACCCAACCTTCTCGTCAGGAAGTTAGGGGTTGGTATGGTGATTTTAAAAATGTTGTTGACGTTTTTCAACAACTTCGGCGGGTTGTCCCGGTGAGGCTTCCTTTTGGTTTTTAA
- a CDS encoding S1 family peptidase, with product MTLGERQSAVLKLMGGFAIVQLLVGAGNLTPPAPLPCVACFSEGVGRGVQEKSCPPLLVGEGLGERSDLRHLAQITTVRILTGNASGSGAIVQRQGQTYKVLTSWHVVAFSQRYTIITPDGRRYTPTFNPRQLGNNDLAVIQFRSNTNYQVARISTEPTVVGEQVFAAGFPMYQPGTLTTTFDRGIGVFRFTSGAVSLLLPKSLSQGYRLGYTNDIAVGMSGGPIFNSNGLLIGINGRVKNRDPDFGVYAFEDGSEPSPTMLEQMVNSSWGIPISTYLQFVSFIQ from the coding sequence ATGACCCTTGGGGAGAGGCAAAGTGCGGTGCTGAAGCTGATGGGTGGTTTTGCGATCGTTCAGTTATTGGTAGGCGCTGGGAACCTAACCCCCCCAGCCCCCCTTCCCTGCGTAGCTTGCTTCTCCGAAGGGGTGGGAAGGGGGGTGCAAGAGAAATCTTGCCCCCCTCTCCTGGTAGGAGAGGGGTTGGGGGAAAGGTCAGATCTTCGCCATTTAGCACAAATTACAACAGTACGCATCCTGACTGGTAATGCGTCTGGTTCTGGTGCGATCGTGCAACGACAGGGACAAACTTACAAGGTACTAACCAGTTGGCACGTTGTTGCTTTTAGCCAACGCTATACCATTATCACCCCCGACGGTCGGCGCTACACCCCAACTTTCAATCCCAGACAGTTGGGAAACAATGACCTAGCAGTAATTCAATTTCGCAGTAACACAAATTACCAGGTAGCGCGAATTAGTACCGAACCGACAGTGGTAGGAGAACAGGTATTTGCGGCGGGGTTTCCCATGTACCAACCTGGGACTTTAACCACTACGTTCGATCGAGGTATCGGCGTATTTCGGTTTACCTCTGGTGCAGTATCCCTGCTATTGCCAAAATCCCTATCTCAAGGTTATCGCTTGGGCTACACAAATGATATCGCTGTCGGTATGAGTGGCGGCCCAATTTTTAATAGCAATGGGTTGTTAATTGGTATTAACGGAAGGGTGAAAAATCGCGATCCAGATTTTGGCGTCTATGCCTTTGAAGATGGCAGCGAACCTTCACCAACAATGTTAGAGCAAATGGTGAATTCTAGTTGGGGAATTCCGATTAGTACCTATTTGCAATTTGTTTCCTTCATTCAATAG
- a CDS encoding COP23 domain-containing protein, giving the protein MFFSLIMLFKEITTQKTWKVFTKVVATGAIALSSIAIGTPPSPAQNAAARGFFCDTSSGTPVTIYQNAQGTQEPWIRWVSNAFASSGYNPQTRCQEVSGRLETYRRNKQLKYITVGVMNGQRVVCTASQVNGRCENLIFTLKSNQDAVRTLNNLLAWREGQAGAPSLRESGAIPYIDVSGRLGDDGNSEMPPSVSQPSNTQPMPQQPNNNGGGSREL; this is encoded by the coding sequence ATGTTTTTTTCTCTGATTATGCTGTTTAAAGAGATTACCACACAGAAGACATGGAAAGTATTTACAAAAGTTGTGGCAACGGGAGCGATCGCCCTCAGCAGTATAGCGATCGGCACTCCCCCCAGTCCAGCCCAAAACGCCGCTGCACGAGGATTTTTTTGCGATACCTCTAGCGGTACACCCGTCACAATCTATCAAAATGCACAAGGAACTCAAGAACCTTGGATTCGCTGGGTTTCCAATGCTTTTGCTAGTTCTGGTTATAATCCGCAAACACGCTGCCAAGAAGTTAGCGGACGTTTGGAAACTTATCGCCGCAACAAACAACTGAAATATATCACTGTCGGCGTGATGAACGGGCAACGAGTTGTTTGCACCGCCAGTCAAGTTAATGGACGTTGCGAAAATTTGATTTTTACCCTCAAATCGAATCAAGACGCAGTTCGGACGTTGAACAATCTTTTGGCGTGGCGGGAAGGACAAGCGGGTGCGCCTTCCCTGCGTGAAAGCGGTGCTATTCCTTACATCGATGTGAGTGGACGTTTGGGAGATGACGGCAATAGCGAGATGCCGCCTTCAGTCAGCCAACCGAGCAATACTCAGCCGATGCCTCAACAACCTAATAATAATGGCGGCGGATCGCGGGAGCTTTAG
- the gatA gene encoding Asp-tRNA(Asn)/Glu-tRNA(Gln) amidotransferase subunit GatA: MASIRELHQQLISKERSAVEITKEALERIEALEPKLHSFLCVTADRAIEQAMAVDAKIAAGEEIGLLAGIPIAIKDNMCTKGIRTTCGSRILENFVPPYESTVTQKLMDAGAVMVGKTNMDEFAMGSSTETSAYQLTANPWDLERVPGGSSGGSAAAVAGGECLVSLGSDTGGSIRQPASFCGVVGLKPTYGLVSRFGLVAYASSLDQIGPFGTTVEDTAIFLGAIAGYDPKDSTSLNVQIPDYAKNLKPNLKTRGVLRVGVISETFGQGLDPAVEKAVTKAIEVLQELGAEIHVISCPRFRYGLPTYYIIAPSEASANLARYDGVKYGLRTTDADNLLTMYTQTRAAGFGTEVKRRIMLGTYALSAGYYDAYYLKAQKVRTLIKQDFESAFEKVDVLVCPTAPTTAFKAGEKTEDPLSMYLSDLMTIPVNLAGLPGLNVPCGFDEKGLPIGMQLIGNLLREDQLFHVAYAYEQSTSWHRRKPHLL; the protein is encoded by the coding sequence ATGGCATCCATCCGCGAGTTGCACCAACAACTCATTAGCAAAGAACGCTCTGCTGTAGAAATTACGAAAGAAGCGTTAGAACGCATTGAGGCGCTAGAACCCAAGTTGCACAGTTTTTTGTGCGTAACCGCAGATAGAGCCATAGAACAGGCAATGGCGGTGGATGCCAAAATCGCCGCCGGAGAGGAAATAGGGCTACTGGCGGGCATTCCGATCGCCATTAAGGACAATATGTGTACCAAGGGGATTCGCACTACTTGCGGTTCCCGAATTCTGGAAAATTTCGTGCCGCCTTACGAGTCCACCGTTACCCAGAAACTAATGGATGCGGGTGCGGTGATGGTGGGCAAAACGAATATGGATGAGTTCGCGATGGGCAGTTCTACGGAAACTTCTGCCTATCAACTCACAGCTAACCCGTGGGACTTGGAACGAGTACCGGGAGGTTCTTCTGGGGGTTCGGCGGCGGCAGTGGCGGGGGGAGAATGTCTTGTTTCTCTCGGTTCGGATACGGGGGGTTCGATTCGTCAACCGGCGTCTTTCTGCGGTGTGGTGGGATTGAAACCGACTTACGGGTTGGTTTCGCGTTTCGGTTTGGTAGCTTACGCTTCTTCGCTGGATCAAATTGGGCCGTTCGGTACTACGGTGGAGGATACGGCGATTTTTTTGGGTGCGATCGCCGGTTACGACCCCAAAGATTCTACTAGCCTCAACGTGCAAATTCCCGACTATGCCAAAAATCTCAAACCCAATCTCAAAACTAGAGGCGTTCTCAGAGTTGGGGTGATCTCGGAAACTTTCGGTCAAGGTTTAGATCCCGCAGTGGAAAAAGCCGTGACGAAAGCGATCGAAGTTCTCCAAGAATTAGGGGCGGAAATTCACGTTATTTCTTGTCCGCGCTTCCGCTACGGTTTGCCTACTTACTATATTATTGCTCCCTCGGAAGCATCTGCTAATTTGGCTCGTTACGATGGGGTGAAGTATGGTTTGCGGACAACAGACGCCGATAATTTGCTAACTATGTATACCCAGACTCGCGCTGCTGGTTTTGGCACGGAAGTTAAGCGTCGGATCATGTTGGGAACTTATGCTTTATCGGCTGGATATTACGATGCCTATTATCTGAAGGCGCAAAAAGTTCGCACTCTGATTAAACAAGACTTTGAGAGTGCTTTTGAAAAAGTTGATGTTTTGGTTTGTCCGACTGCCCCGACAACGGCGTTTAAAGCTGGTGAAAAAACTGAAGATCCGTTGAGTATGTATTTATCGGATTTGATGACGATTCCGGTGAATTTGGCTGGGTTGCCCGGATTAAATGTACCGTGCGGTTTTGATGAAAAGGGACTGCCGATCGGTATGCAATTGATTGGTAATCTGTTGCGGGAAGATCAGCTGTTTCATGTGGCTTATGCCTACGAGCAATCTACTTCCTGGCATCGTCGGAAACCTCATTTGCTTTAA
- a CDS encoding alpha/beta hydrolase, translated as MSKMPITFLLKLVQIVGGLVAIAYLSACIYLVFWQNRFIFFPSSIIEITPAGLASFEDVWLPVLGSSGKVERIHGWWIPGEGKQTVLYLHGNGINIGANVNHAMRFHQLGFSVLLIDYRGYGRSEGDFPTEASVYRDAETAWHYLTGERQISAKDIFIYGHSLGGAIAIDLAAKHPEAAGLIVESSFTSMRNMVNERPVFQLFPADIILHQRFDSISKVRSLKMPVLFIHGMLDTEIPYGMSKMLFAAAPSPKRLFLVPDAGHNNVASIAGVEYLQTVQNFVRLATHSINK; from the coding sequence ATGTCAAAAATGCCAATTACATTTCTATTGAAGTTAGTACAAATTGTAGGTGGGTTGGTAGCGATCGCATATTTATCTGCCTGTATATATCTTGTTTTTTGGCAGAATCGCTTTATCTTTTTCCCATCTTCTATAATTGAAATAACACCAGCAGGTTTGGCGAGTTTCGAGGATGTTTGGTTGCCAGTATTAGGTAGTTCGGGTAAAGTGGAACGCATTCACGGTTGGTGGATTCCCGGAGAGGGAAAACAAACTGTATTATATTTGCATGGGAATGGGATTAATATAGGAGCGAATGTTAACCATGCGATGCGGTTTCACCAACTCGGTTTTTCGGTATTGCTAATAGATTATCGCGGTTACGGACGCAGCGAAGGTGACTTTCCTACGGAAGCAAGCGTTTATCGAGATGCGGAAACAGCTTGGCATTATTTAACCGGAGAAAGACAGATTTCAGCAAAAGATATTTTTATTTACGGTCATTCTCTGGGAGGTGCGATCGCAATCGATTTAGCAGCTAAACATCCAGAGGCGGCGGGTTTAATTGTGGAAAGTTCGTTCACCTCAATGCGGAATATGGTGAACGAAAGACCTGTTTTTCAATTGTTTCCGGCAGATATCATTTTACACCAGCGGTTTGACTCTATTAGTAAGGTGCGTTCGCTCAAAATGCCAGTCCTCTTTATTCATGGTATGCTAGATACCGAGATTCCCTATGGCATGAGTAAAATGCTGTTTGCCGCCGCCCCGTCACCCAAACGCCTTTTCCTCGTTCCCGATGCGGGACATAATAATGTCGCCAGTATTGCTGGCGTCGAATATCTCCAAACTGTACAAAATTTTGTTCGATTAGCTACACATTCAATTAATAAATAA